The DNA sequence TTACGAACTCGCTGAGAACTCGCACGCTCCGGTTGTGACCAGCAACTTCAAACGAGAGTCGCACTTCTTGGCATTGGCTTAATGACTTAATCCAAGCAGTGCATGAAACACTGGTTGCGTTAGCAGGCAGGAAGCACGCTGGGTGATTACGCCTTTCGCAGGAGCATGCACTCTATGACAACGCGCAACATGACGGGAACTCTCTTGCGTAGAGACAGGTTTATAAGAGCGGTTCGCGCCGCATTACAGCGAAATGTTTTAATTATAAGGAAAGACAAAGTTGTACTTTTTCTTCAATCCGGGTTGTCTTAATATTGCGAAGTTTAAACCCTACGGCTATACGCTCTGATTCATGTCATTGAGAAGTCGATGTGTCCGTAGACGCAATCTGCATCCGTAACACAGTGATCCTGCTATGGTCCATtagcaaatcatcatcatcatcatcatcatcagcctggttacgtccactgcagggcaaaggcctttcccaaacttctccaacaatcccggtcatgtactaattgtggccatgttgtccctgcaaacttattaatctcatccgcccacctaactttctgccgccccctgctacgcttcccttcccttggaatccagtccgtaacctttaatgaccatcggttatcttccctcctcattacatgtcctgcccatggccatttttttttcttgatttcaactaagatgtcaataactcgcgtttgttccctcacccaatctgctcaattcttatcccttaacgttatacctatcattcttctttccatagctcgttgcgtcatcctcaatagTGATAGCATCCCTGTAGCACATACAGGGGCACTATCGTAGCATAGGGATAGTGCGTATGTTGTTAAACAGGATCGACTACTCTCGCGTCGCCGCGTGCCAACGACGAGATTAACGACATATTGGTGACTACAGCGTGGGTTTTCTCAATGCCTTTACAGCCTTCCCGGAAAACACTTATCTCAACGCGTATGCACTGAAACTGGTGCTGTCACTTTAGCTTGAAAACCTGAAGCAGAAGTGTAGCCAGAACCATAAGCAGGATGCAGGTGTGTTTAACCTACTATAGCAACTTGCTTGCATTTCTTAGGACGGTGTTCATATAGCGACAGACAGCATTTCGGCGCACTATCAGAAACTGAAACTCAAGGCTAGATGAATATAGATGAGATCAGCTAGATGAGTGAAATGAATATAGTTAAAGCAATAATCCAGACGCTTTATCAGAGGTTCAGGGCTGCAATCAACAAGGTAGAAGCTTTTCACTTTGCATTTCCCACCCGCAGGAACACGCCGGGCCTAATGTAGTCGTCATTCGAGCAAACTGGCGCATGAACCCCAGGCACGTGATCATCCTGGAGGCTGTGGCCGTCATTTTTTCCATCGCCCTTCTCCTCTACCTGGGATCGATGCTGTGGATTCGCGTCAAAGACCAGGGTCTCCTCCGCGCAAGCCCCTGGACGTCGCACGCAGAACACGCGGATCTACCACTTTTTTCTGGCTGCCATGAAACGGCATGCCACAAGTACATGGCCACTATAGAGCTTTCGATTAATCGATCTCAAGACCCGTGCCGAAATTTCTATCGCTTCGTCTGCGACGGGTGGAAACGCCAACACCACCTGCTGTCCGTCGTGGATGCAGCGGAAGATGCCATGTACGGTCGCGCGCTTAAAGCCATCGAGTGGAGCACCGAACACGGCGGCAGCCAGTATTTCGCAGCGCCGTCGGCACTGAGCGTCGAGAAGAAGGTAGCCGGCCTTGCCAAGTCGTGCATGGAGCTTTCGCAGAGCAGCTTGCCCGACCTCAAAAGGTTCATGGCCGCGCGCCATCTCCCGTGGCCAAAGACGTCTCGCTGGGATCTCCTAGAGATTCTACTCGATCTGTCTGGCAACTGGAACGTGCATCTGTGGTTCCACGTGAGCTTCGAACTGGCTCCTCTTCGCGGAGGGACCGGGGAGCCCGTGCAAAAGATTGGCCACAGCGCTGCCTTTCATGCCTGGATTGCCACCACGAGGGCGTTCGCCGGTAAGCCAGCGGGGACGGCAGCGTCGCTCCGGTACCGGCGCTACGTGCGAGCCATGTTACGGCTATTCGATGCTTCCGAAACGGTCGAAGACGAGGTCATCGCCAAAATAGAGGCAATGGACCGGCTGACACTTCAGGTGCTGGGCCCCGCGATGGCCGAGCCGGACTCGAGGATTCTGCGCATGTCAATCCGCAACCTCACAGACACGGCGACTCCGGGCATTGCTGCTGGACGGCTGCTGCTCCTGTTGAACGAGTACTTCATCTGGGCACGCCGCTTTTCGGCTCGGGACATCGTGCAGGTGGAAAACGCCGGCCTGCTTCGGTCCGTCGTCTACCTACTGGGACTCGACTCCGATACGCGAGAGGCGCTCACGCTAAGCCTAGGCCTTCGCGTTGCCCACGAGTTGGGCTGGATGGCTAGCCGAGAGATCGCGGATGCCACGCTGGAGCTTGCTGGCTTGCCTCCGTCGGCGCATCGGCGACGCTGCCTGATTCAGGTCGAAAGCGCGGTGGGCATCGGATGGCTCAGTTTGTTCCCGAAGCACCGAGGCGCCGAGGCTGTCGTTCGGGACGTGCGGGACGTTCTCGATGACGTGGTGGTGCGCCACAAGGAGGCCTTGCTCCAGCTTTGGGCCCCGGGCGCCATTGTACCGTGGAACAACGAGACCTTCTTGGCAAGCGTGCTGCCAGAACCGTCGCGCGGAGCTCGCTTCTTCGTCGACTGGTTGAACCTGATGAACGGGCGCTGGCGCCTCCTGGAGCGAGACGTAACGAACGTTCTCAAGCCGGGTTCCTTTCTTCGCCACCGATGGAGCTTCCACGGCGCGCTCACGGTCGCCGAAAACTACTTTGTGTTCCCGCTGTTCCATTCCGACTTTCCGGCGGCCGTTAACTACGGCGGCGCCGGACGCCTTCTCGCTGATGAAGTGCTCAGGGGCCTGTACCACGATCGTCTCGTCAACGTGAACACCCTTCGCAAGCAAGATATACGCAATGATAACATTCGGCACACCAGCGGCACTTCCACTGCACAACAGGAGTGGTTGCCAAATGATGTGGATTTAAAGGCTCTCCTGGCCAGCCTGGCTGCCTACAGGCTCAGCATTGCTCGAAACACAAGCAGTGCGTACGCCAAAGAGTCGAGCCTAGCGCAAAACAGGCTCTTTTTCGTGGCTTCTTGCTATGCTCTGTGCTCCGGCGGCAACCACGTGGACGTGCTGTACGGAGATGCAAGCCATCGCTGCAACGTGCCCGTCAAGGCGCTGCCCGAGTTTGCGGCAGCGTTTCAGTGCGTTAAAACACAAGCTCTGCGATAGGCTTCGCATGACCACTACTTGACCTCATTCCTTCACGCCCGTGGCTTGCTCGTGATAGTGGTCACGCGTGGCTTATTAAAATTCTTGCCGGGCGTTATTCTTTGAATGCTCTCGTCATCCTGAACAACAggagcagcagaaaaaaaatccAAATTACAAAACACGTTTAACTGCTAAGGCGGTGCACTAAATACATCGGGGAAAACGTCACAATCCGAAGCAAGGTAGGTTGAATTTTGTTCAGTATTTCTTGCTTTGGCCAGCTTTATCCtgcaagaaattaaaaaaaaatggcagactAATTTTCTCACGAGATGCCGAAACGATTTCTCAATCTAACTTGCTGTTCGAAATGATGTGGTCTGGTAACTCCGTCAATGCAGATTAAGAAGAGCTTAATATTGGTCAAAGTTTTCTGCATATCACCTAGATCTCCAAGCAGATTAGTCAAAAATTATTCACGCAATGTAGTTTGGGTATGGTCCACTGATAACCATTCCCACGTGAACGCTTTAGAATGAAAAGAGTtgggtagcagtagtagtagtaaacttTTATTAAGACAGGCAGCAGGGGGGAAGGGGTGAACGAGTGATGGGTTGCTCCCCTAGTTGAGGGCTTCACTGGCCTTGGCCTCCCTGTGGACTTGCTAGAGGCCTGTCCTCTGGACTCCCAGGTCCTAGCTCGCGAACTGGATTTCCCACTGCTCCGCTAATGACTGTTGTTGGTTTCAACCAACACAGGACAGGAGTGCTCGCTCTGTCAGTATTGTACTCGTTCCCACCCTTTGAATATCGCATTTTTGTGTTGCACTAATCTCGTGCACCGTGCGGTTTCAGTTACCTTCGCATCATTATGATTCAATGtgtgggctgcagtatgtataaataaaaataagatatACCAACAATCCAAACCACGCACATTGCGTCATCCTATCGTCTCTTTTGCTTCCAGTTCTCATGAACCAACCGGCACGAGGATGCTGCACCTCAAGGTTCGCGGAAGTGCTGACATTTGTTTTTTCCATCGAAGCCTCGCTTTGTTGAGCAGTCTATTTTCGAGCCTATGCTAACTTCCTAAGTTGAGCAAACTAAAGAAGTTTTCCCACCCGTTCTTTAGGCACATAAGAATAAAAGCGTAGGGAATGATTCCTGCGGCACAGAATAAATATACAGACAGTAACGCTAGCCGTCTTGAGCTATTTTATGAAGACATTTCAAAGGAACCAATGCTACTTCAACACATTACGCTCCACTTTAAGAACTGAAGACAGTATGACCATAGCAGACAGACTGTGTTTACCGACCGCTTGCCCCGTCCACATAACTTCGGTGCCCGTACTAGTCTTCATCGGAAGAACGCAACCTTTCAACTCACTCGGTTGGCTAATGTACTGCCACCACCAAATAAATACATTCCCTCCTACATTGGCGGATTTAGTTCCTTTTGGTTTCCCGCACCCATTGCCGTTTGGAAGTCAAATTCTTCACTTTTCTATCTGCTAGCCTTCGAAAAACAAACGTCTCATATTTGAAGCTGTATGGGAGGAGTGGTACGTAACTCTTGCCATCCATAAGTTTTGCACCCGCGCGGTGCATTAGAACTGCATCAGCAACTGAAATGTAGCTCTCACATACTACATGCCTTCACTATAGGAATGAATTACGAAGACGCATGGCTATTCTGATATTAACACGTAGTTTCGCTATGAAGATTACATATTTTGTAAGGCCACCTGCTTGCCATTTGCCAAAGAACACAAACATCGGTCGACTGAGTTACCATAGGCGCGTAGATATCCCGGCGAAATGCTATGAACTTCCTGCGAAATGTTGTACAATATTTCTCCTAAGAAATAAAACGTGCATGCGGCGTCCCATCGTAAATGTCGTCTTTAAAATTCTGTTGACTTTATGTTTAAATTTTGTTGCAATAAATAGAAATTGCGTTCGGATGCAACTGAATTTAGTGCAGGATTTTTGCAAGGGTGGGTGTATAATTCTATGCAATAAATGACAACTTGTGGCATATGCTAACGTCTGTGATCTCTACGTACAACAAGTCACTCGAAAGCGACCAAAGCGGTTACATTCCGATAACCGTAGATTGTTCCTCCAGGCAGCAGCGATGAGTTTTTGCGTGTATATAAGAAAAATAATGGTGGATGCTTGACTTCACTGCTTATCTTTTGCTAGACCCGTTTCTGTTTCCTTATTTACAGTTTCTTTTATAGTTACAGCACATCTGAACTTCAGACAAACTAATGAGACAAAG is a window from the Dermacentor albipictus isolate Rhodes 1998 colony chromosome 6, USDA_Dalb.pri_finalv2, whole genome shotgun sequence genome containing:
- the LOC139046892 gene encoding endothelin-converting enzyme-like 1 gives rise to the protein MDDCRLVSLLLTVRDDVHTQGDLRRVEDRVEFKNEAMADTGATTSDSGSSSASSSDSERNALGGSRLVTGPTRRPGFQRLEMHELLQVRQMQAAALRAADAAAHGDGVDTALDSSATSACALPDPAPAAQEHAGPNVVVIRANWRMNPRHVIILEAVAVIFSIALLLYLGSMLWIRVKDQGLLRASPWTSHAEHADLPLFSGCHETACHKYMATIELSINRSQDPCRNFYRFVCDGWKRQHHLLSVVDAAEDAMYGRALKAIEWSTEHGGSQYFAAPSALSVEKKVAGLAKSCMELSQSSLPDLKRFMAARHLPWPKTSRWDLLEILLDLSGNWNVHLWFHVSFELAPLRGGTGEPVQKIGHSAAFHAWIATTRAFAGKPAGTAASLRYRRYVRAMLRLFDASETVEDEVIAKIEAMDRLTLQVLGPAMAEPDSRILRMSIRNLTDTATPGIAAGRLLLLLNEYFIWARRFSARDIVQVENAGLLRSVVYLLGLDSDTREALTLSLGLRVAHELGWMASREIADATLELAGLPPSAHRRRCLIQVESAVGIGWLSLFPKHRGAEAVVRDVRDVLDDVVVRHKEALLQLWAPGAIVPWNNETFLASVLPEPSRGARFFVDWLNLMNGRWRLLERDVTNVLKPGSFLRHRWSFHGALTVAENYFVFPLFHSDFPAAVNYGGAGRLLADEVLRGLYHDRLVNVNTLRKQDIRNDNIRHTSGTSTAQQEWLPNDVDLKALLASLAAYRLSIARNTSSAYAKESSLAQNRLFFVASCYALCSGGNHVDVLYGDASHRCNVPVKALPEFAAAFQCVKTQALR